A single Pedobacter sp. PACM 27299 DNA region contains:
- a CDS encoding M13 family metallopeptidase — translation MINIKKSIGIQVVAGSMLLLSACSSSDKNKELHSGIVLKNMDTTVAPGNNFMEYVNGTWIKNTKIPADKSSYGAGAIVNDKAQEDVKAIIENAAKDKAAEGSDQQKIGDFYESYMNMKVRDSIGLAPMQAEFKKIDGITSNKDLAAYFAYANKIGNYIPFSVGIIEDFKDPKKYMLYTWQGGLGLPEREYYLLQDAKSKETRAKYVMHIEKMLGLAGVPDGKAKAAQIMALETLLASKHMKKEETRNMAGLYNKYAIKDLGKLTPDFDWTTLLTEAGVKGQDSLVITQVAYTKDLNAIFKSTPLDTWKTYLKWSALTGAGSALTTAIDEENFDFYAKTLYGVKEQKPRWRRAVDVVNGSLGEMVGKLYVEKHFPPAAKERMLKLVDNLLKSYETSIKELDWMSPETKKQALVKISKFTPKIGYPDKWRDYSSLKVVKHDLYGNEKRAAEFEYNRNLNKLGKPVDRSEWGMTPQTVNAYYNPTLNEIVFPAAILQPPFFDMDAEDAVNYGGIGAVIGHEVGHGFDDQGSTFDGDGVMRNWWTPKDNEEFKKRTQALIAQYSAFQVFPDLKVNGAFTLGENIGDLGGLSIALKAYKTSLNGKPAPIMDGFTGEQRVFIGWGQVWLNKSNNESLRNQVGTDPHSPAKFRVNGVVRNIPDWYTAFKVTAKDSLYLAPEKRVKIW, via the coding sequence ATGATAAATATCAAAAAATCGATTGGAATCCAAGTGGTTGCAGGATCTATGTTGCTGCTTTCTGCCTGCAGCAGTTCCGATAAAAACAAGGAATTGCACTCTGGAATTGTCCTTAAAAACATGGATACCACTGTTGCTCCTGGTAACAATTTCATGGAATACGTAAATGGAACCTGGATTAAAAACACCAAGATTCCTGCGGATAAGTCTTCTTACGGCGCCGGTGCTATTGTGAACGATAAGGCACAGGAGGATGTGAAAGCCATCATCGAGAATGCAGCCAAAGACAAAGCTGCAGAAGGATCTGATCAGCAAAAGATCGGTGATTTTTATGAGTCTTATATGAACATGAAAGTACGTGATTCCATAGGATTAGCACCAATGCAAGCGGAATTTAAAAAGATTGATGGCATTACTTCCAATAAAGATCTTGCTGCTTATTTCGCTTATGCGAACAAAATCGGGAACTATATTCCTTTTAGTGTAGGGATCATTGAGGATTTTAAAGACCCTAAAAAATATATGCTATACACCTGGCAAGGTGGTTTAGGTTTACCAGAAAGAGAATATTATTTGCTTCAGGATGCTAAATCAAAAGAAACACGTGCCAAATATGTAATGCACATAGAAAAGATGTTAGGACTTGCAGGTGTTCCTGATGGGAAAGCAAAAGCCGCTCAAATCATGGCATTAGAGACTTTATTGGCTTCTAAACATATGAAAAAAGAAGAAACCAGAAACATGGCCGGCCTTTATAATAAGTATGCCATCAAAGATTTGGGTAAATTGACTCCTGATTTTGACTGGACTACTTTATTGACGGAAGCTGGTGTTAAAGGTCAGGACAGTTTGGTAATCACTCAGGTAGCTTATACGAAAGACCTGAATGCGATCTTCAAAAGTACCCCATTGGATACCTGGAAAACCTATTTGAAATGGAGTGCATTGACAGGAGCTGGTTCGGCACTGACGACTGCAATTGACGAAGAGAATTTCGATTTCTATGCAAAAACACTTTATGGTGTAAAAGAACAAAAACCAAGATGGCGTAGAGCAGTAGATGTGGTGAATGGCAGCCTTGGTGAAATGGTGGGTAAATTATATGTAGAAAAACATTTCCCGCCTGCCGCAAAAGAACGCATGCTGAAACTAGTGGACAACTTGTTGAAATCTTATGAAACCAGCATTAAAGAACTAGACTGGATGAGTCCTGAGACTAAAAAACAAGCTTTAGTGAAAATCAGTAAATTCACTCCGAAAATCGGATATCCTGATAAATGGAGAGATTATTCTTCTTTAAAAGTAGTGAAACATGACCTTTACGGAAATGAGAAACGTGCTGCTGAGTTTGAGTACAACCGCAACCTGAACAAATTGGGCAAGCCAGTAGATCGTTCAGAGTGGGGCATGACACCACAAACGGTGAATGCTTATTACAACCCGACATTGAACGAAATTGTATTCCCTGCGGCGATCTTACAACCTCCTTTCTTTGATATGGATGCTGAAGACGCGGTAAATTATGGTGGTATTGGTGCGGTAATCGGTCACGAAGTAGGACATGGTTTTGATGATCAAGGCAGTACTTTCGACGGTGATGGTGTGATGCGCAACTGGTGGACTCCAAAAGACAACGAAGAATTTAAAAAGAGAACTCAGGCGCTGATTGCACAGTACAGCGCATTCCAGGTATTCCCGGATCTGAAAGTAAACGGTGCATTTACTTTAGGAGAGAACATCGGTGACCTTGGTGGTTTAAGCATCGCTTTAAAAGCCTACAAAACCAGCTTAAATGGTAAGCCAGCACCAATAATGGATGGTTTCACAGGTGAGCAAAGGGTATTCATCGGTTGGGGTCAGGTTTGGCTGAACAAATCAAATAATGAATCCTTGAGAAATCAGGTAGGTACAGACCCACATTCTCCAGCTAAATTCAGGGTAAACGGTGTGGTTAGAAATATCCCGGACTGGTATACTGCATTTAAGGTAACAGCGAAAGATTCTTTATACCTGGCACCAGAAAAAAGAGTTAAAATCTGGTAA
- a CDS encoding CBS domain-containing protein codes for MKTVKQLLSTKSAEIFSVSADVSVLDGLQVMMEKNISALLIMEERKLLGIFTERDYARKIILQGKTSVDTPIHEVMTALPITVSTADSLDHCMQTMTDKHIRHLPVIQDEELIGMVSIGDVVKFIIEDQKQTISQLESYISS; via the coding sequence ATGAAAACCGTAAAACAATTACTCAGCACTAAATCAGCTGAAATTTTTTCCGTTTCCGCCGATGTATCGGTGCTAGATGGACTCCAGGTAATGATGGAAAAAAATATCAGTGCGCTGCTCATTATGGAGGAGCGTAAATTATTAGGAATTTTTACGGAAAGGGATTATGCCCGAAAGATCATTCTTCAGGGGAAGACCTCTGTAGATACGCCAATCCATGAAGTCATGACGGCTTTGCCAATTACAGTATCCACAGCAGATAGCCTGGACCATTGTATGCAAACGATGACGGATAAACACATCCGACATTTACCGGTGATTCAGGACGAGGAATTAATTGGGATGGTCTCTATTGGTGACGTCGTGAAATTTATCATAGAAGATCAAAAACAGACGATTTCTCAACTGGAAAGCTATATCAGCAGCTAG
- the lptB gene encoding LPS export ABC transporter ATP-binding protein, which translates to MILRAENLIKKYKQRTVVNDVSFSVSQGEIVGLLGPNGAGKTTSFYMIVGLIKPNEGTIFLDDEDITSDAMYKRAQKGIGYLAQEASVFRKLSVEDNIMAILEMTKMGKEERHEKLDELINEFSLHKVRKNRGDLLSGGERRRTEIARALAASPNFILLDEPFAGVDPIAVEEIQGIVHKLKQKNIGILITDHNVQETLSITDRAYLLFEGKILESGTPEVLAANEMVRRVYLGSNFVLRTKKL; encoded by the coding sequence ATGATATTAAGAGCTGAGAATCTAATCAAAAAGTACAAACAGAGAACCGTTGTAAATGACGTTTCATTTTCTGTGAGCCAAGGAGAAATTGTGGGTTTACTTGGGCCTAACGGTGCGGGAAAAACCACCTCATTTTACATGATTGTGGGCTTGATCAAACCTAATGAAGGCACTATTTTTTTAGATGACGAAGACATCACTTCTGATGCCATGTACAAAAGGGCTCAGAAAGGGATTGGTTACCTGGCTCAGGAAGCTTCTGTATTCCGAAAACTATCTGTTGAAGATAACATTATGGCCATCCTGGAAATGACTAAAATGGGGAAAGAAGAACGTCATGAAAAACTAGATGAGCTCATCAATGAATTCAGCTTGCATAAGGTGCGTAAAAACCGGGGCGATCTACTTTCCGGTGGAGAACGCCGCAGAACGGAAATCGCAAGAGCATTGGCCGCCAGTCCGAACTTTATCTTACTCGATGAGCCATTTGCAGGAGTCGATCCTATTGCCGTAGAAGAAATTCAAGGCATCGTTCATAAATTAAAACAAAAAAATATAGGTATCTTAATTACCGACCATAACGTGCAGGAAACACTTTCCATCACCGATAGGGCCTATTTACTATTTGAAGGTAAAATATTAGAATCTGGAACACCAGAAGTGCTCGCTGCCAATGAGATGGTTAGACGCGTATACCTGGGCTCGAACTTCGTGCTCCGTACTAAAAAATTATAA
- the recJ gene encoding single-stranded-DNA-specific exonuclease RecJ has product MEKIWVQAVNDDFETIDTLAQQLNIDQSLAEVLVQRGIASFDAAKDYFRPDMAKLHDPFLMKDMDKAIARIDLALSNQEKIMVYGDYDVDGTTSVALTYSFFSQFTDTIEYYIPDRHKEGYGISTPGIDYAKQQGITLIIALDCGIKSVDKIAYANSLSVDFIICDHHLPGDELPAAIAVLDPKRLDCSYPFKELAGCGIGFKLAQAYSIQHQLPKAAYEQYLDLVMVSIGADIVPIENENRILAYHGLVKLNTNPSMGLRALMKISGKNKDYTLTDVIFSLAPRINAAGRMDHANQAVKMLLCTEDDLALEQSEFINLQNTDRKTTDHTITAEALARIADCDILIHKKTTVIYHESWNKGVIGIVASRLTEKYFRPTIVLTLSNGLLTGSARSVPGFDLYEALLGCQDLLIQFGGHKFAAGLTMKPENIDAFADRFEEIVSSSITEDMLSPKIKIDTELQFSQIDGKFQRIISQMAPFGPHNPAPVFVSHGLSLAAKPHVVATKHLKLSIKQQNSVIFESIGFGLAEYESLLQSNKPFSICYTIEENIWREQRRLQLNIKGIKIN; this is encoded by the coding sequence ATGGAAAAAATATGGGTGCAGGCAGTAAATGATGATTTTGAAACCATAGACACACTTGCACAGCAATTAAATATAGATCAGAGTTTAGCCGAAGTTTTAGTACAAAGAGGCATCGCTTCTTTTGATGCCGCAAAAGATTATTTCAGGCCGGATATGGCCAAACTACATGATCCTTTCCTGATGAAAGACATGGATAAGGCCATCGCCAGGATTGACCTTGCCCTCAGCAATCAAGAAAAAATCATGGTTTATGGTGATTATGACGTGGATGGTACTACTTCTGTAGCGCTGACCTATAGTTTCTTCAGCCAATTTACCGACACTATTGAGTATTACATCCCCGACCGCCATAAAGAAGGTTATGGGATTTCAACACCCGGTATTGATTACGCGAAACAGCAAGGAATTACCCTGATCATTGCCCTGGACTGCGGAATTAAATCAGTAGACAAAATCGCTTATGCCAATAGTTTATCCGTAGATTTTATCATTTGCGACCACCATTTACCAGGCGATGAATTACCCGCAGCAATAGCTGTTTTAGATCCTAAACGCCTGGATTGCTCCTACCCTTTTAAAGAACTTGCGGGTTGTGGTATTGGCTTTAAACTGGCGCAGGCTTATAGTATCCAGCACCAATTACCTAAAGCAGCATATGAACAATACCTGGATCTGGTGATGGTGAGTATCGGTGCAGACATTGTGCCTATTGAAAATGAAAACCGGATATTGGCCTACCATGGGCTCGTTAAATTGAATACCAACCCTTCCATGGGATTACGGGCATTGATGAAAATCTCTGGGAAAAACAAAGATTACACCCTAACTGATGTGATCTTCTCTCTGGCACCAAGAATCAATGCTGCCGGCAGAATGGACCATGCCAATCAAGCCGTAAAAATGCTGCTTTGTACAGAAGACGACCTGGCATTGGAACAAAGTGAGTTCATCAACCTGCAAAATACAGATCGAAAAACAACAGATCATACGATTACCGCTGAAGCACTCGCAAGAATTGCCGACTGTGACATTTTAATTCATAAAAAGACTACAGTAATTTACCATGAAAGCTGGAATAAAGGAGTGATTGGGATTGTGGCCTCCCGCTTGACGGAAAAATATTTCCGCCCAACCATCGTTCTTACTTTGTCGAATGGATTATTGACGGGATCAGCAAGGTCGGTACCTGGTTTCGACTTGTATGAAGCCTTATTGGGATGTCAGGATTTACTGATTCAATTTGGTGGACATAAGTTTGCAGCAGGCCTCACCATGAAGCCAGAAAATATTGATGCTTTTGCCGATAGATTTGAAGAAATTGTGTCTTCCAGCATTACTGAAGATATGCTTTCTCCGAAAATCAAGATTGATACCGAGCTTCAGTTTTCACAGATTGACGGCAAGTTTCAACGCATCATTTCACAGATGGCACCCTTCGGACCACACAATCCGGCACCTGTTTTTGTGAGCCATGGACTGAGTTTGGCGGCAAAGCCACATGTTGTTGCTACAAAACATTTAAAATTGAGTATAAAACAACAAAATTCAGTTATTTTTGAAAGCATTGGATTTGGCCTGGCAGAATATGAAAGCCTTTTGCAATCAAACAAACCCTTTTCTATTTGTTATACTATTGAAGAAAACATTTGGAGAGAACAGCGACGTTTGCAGTTAAACATCAAAGGAATAAAAATTAATTAG
- a CDS encoding MBL fold metallo-hydrolase, giving the protein MQVFTLFEGTYSVDATKKFLPFNPAVDQPKDRPASLFINVQPFLVKMEDQLILLDTGLGYSNEDGQLILHENIKKAGFDPEDVTLVLMSHLHFDHSGGMIHHVGDKMELSFPNAVYVIQRGEWEGAFTNPSSSYHTEIFEFLQRNAQLVFIEGSGQFTAEISYELTGAHTPFHQTFLLDDGTDKVFFGGDVLPEPEELLRKFIAKYDFDGRKAMELREVFGEKAAAESWNCLFYHGKSRATGFVTLTDGQFKIQ; this is encoded by the coding sequence TTGCAAGTATTCACTTTGTTCGAAGGCACCTATTCTGTAGATGCCACCAAAAAATTTTTACCATTTAACCCTGCTGTAGATCAGCCAAAAGACCGTCCGGCTTCTCTGTTTATCAATGTACAACCATTTTTAGTAAAAATGGAAGATCAGTTGATTTTGCTGGATACCGGATTGGGCTATAGCAATGAAGATGGGCAATTGATCTTGCATGAAAATATAAAAAAAGCGGGTTTTGATCCGGAAGATGTGACCTTGGTATTGATGTCTCATTTACATTTCGACCATTCAGGTGGGATGATTCATCATGTAGGCGACAAGATGGAGCTGAGTTTTCCGAATGCTGTCTATGTGATTCAGCGCGGAGAATGGGAGGGTGCTTTTACTAATCCTTCCTCTTCTTATCATACCGAAATTTTTGAATTCCTGCAGCGCAATGCACAATTGGTATTTATTGAGGGTTCCGGACAATTTACAGCGGAGATCAGTTATGAATTAACTGGCGCACATACGCCTTTTCATCAGACCTTCTTATTGGATGATGGCACAGATAAAGTGTTTTTTGGGGGTGATGTTTTGCCTGAGCCGGAAGAGTTACTCAGGAAGTTCATTGCCAAATATGACTTTGATGGCAGAAAAGCAATGGAACTTCGGGAAGTTTTCGGGGAGAAAGCAGCTGCGGAAAGCTGGAACTGTTTATTTTACCATGGCAAATCCAGGGCTACAGGCTTCGTAACTTTAACCGATGGTCAGTTTAAGATTCAATAG
- a CDS encoding response regulator codes for MMTSKIKLLVIDDDDINIFIIKKIVEKTGFNVEMVAKTNGQMAIDYITMMLSLQEPLPHLVLIDINMPVLNGWEFLDAYGQLNINQKIDMYMLSSSVYENDIEKAKTYQSVKGFISKPLSIERLTELFKIIEQNSIES; via the coding sequence ATGATGACCTCAAAAATTAAGCTACTTGTTATTGATGATGACGACATTAACATCTTCATTATAAAAAAAATAGTAGAAAAAACGGGGTTCAACGTAGAAATGGTCGCCAAGACTAATGGACAAATGGCGATTGATTATATCACCATGATGCTTTCTTTACAGGAACCATTGCCGCATTTGGTGCTGATCGACATTAATATGCCGGTACTGAATGGATGGGAATTCCTGGATGCTTATGGACAGTTAAATATCAATCAAAAAATAGACATGTATATGCTGTCTTCTTCGGTATATGAGAATGATATTGAAAAAGCGAAGACTTATCAAAGTGTGAAAGGGTTTATCTCTAAACCCCTTTCTATTGAACGCCTGACTGAGCTATTTAAAATAATTGAGCAGAATTCTATTGAATCTTAA
- a CDS encoding YceI family protein: MKLKLTSLALLLVVMTTSAFIAPVFKADTYKVDASKSSITWIGKKLTGGHNGTINLQSGALSFTGKKLTAGNFVLDMNSIKDADNSANLEKHLKDADFFGADKFPTSTFVIKNVTGNGAAVTVNGDLTIKGITKPISFPATLAWNADGSVTATADKIIVDRTKYDIKFRSKTIFPEIGNKMINDEFELSVKLVAKK; this comes from the coding sequence ATGAAACTAAAATTAACCTCATTAGCACTGCTTTTAGTAGTGATGACTACCTCTGCATTTATTGCTCCGGTGTTTAAAGCGGATACCTATAAAGTAGACGCTTCGAAATCCTCGATCACCTGGATTGGAAAAAAATTGACAGGCGGTCACAATGGCACGATCAACTTACAATCAGGTGCTTTATCCTTCACTGGAAAAAAGTTAACTGCTGGTAATTTTGTATTGGATATGAACAGCATTAAAGATGCCGACAATAGTGCCAATTTAGAAAAACATTTGAAGGATGCAGATTTTTTTGGTGCCGACAAATTTCCTACCTCAACATTTGTGATTAAAAATGTAACCGGAAATGGCGCTGCTGTAACTGTAAATGGAGACTTAACCATCAAAGGCATTACAAAACCAATTAGTTTCCCTGCTACTTTAGCCTGGAATGCTGACGGTTCAGTAACTGCAACTGCCGACAAAATCATCGTTGACAGAACTAAATATGACATCAAATTCAGGTCAAAAACCATTTTCCCAGAAATCGGAAATAAAATGATCAATGACGAATTTGAGCTTTCGGTTAAACTGGTAGCAAAAAAATAA
- the gcvP gene encoding aminomethyl-transferring glycine dehydrogenase translates to MSLNIHYKEDFKDRHIAPNTEDTNAMLDTLGLGSVDELIEQTVPQSIRLKQPLNLPRAKSEKDYLSSLKKTASLNKVFKSYIGQGYYDTTTPGVILRNVMENPGWYTQYTPYQAEIAQGRLQALLNFQTLVIDLTGMEIANASLLDEGTAAAEAMFMQFSLRKNSNAKKFFVSELIFPQTIDILKTRANPFGIELVIGDHQTVELNEEFFGAIIQYPAGNGEVFDYTGFANTAHGVNVKVTVIADLLSLTLLTPPGEWGADVVVGTTQRFGVPMGFGGPHAAYFATKDEYKRSIPGRIIGVTIDSNNNYALRMALQTREQHIRRDKATSNICTAQALLAIMASFYAVYHGPKGLKLIAERTHGLTVTLAESLEKAGYTQLNKSYFDTIQLDLGHLVDSIHRECVDNEINLNYNGSVVTISLDETTDLEDVKLLVKIFAKVKGIAADSVEMSEENPATVIPTALQRTSAYLTHPLFNSHHSEHEMLRYIKSLEAKDLSLCHSMIALGSCTMKLNATTEMIPVTWPEFGRIHPFAPADQVAGYYTVFNELDKWLSEITGFAAMSLQPNSGAQGEYAGLMVIRAYHQDRGDHHRNVALIPSSAHGTNPASAAMAGMKIIIVKSLENGNIDVADLKIKAEENKENLSCLMVTYPSTHGVFEESIIDICNIIHENGGQVYMDGANMNAQVGLTSPGNIGADVCHLNLHKTFCIPHGGGGPGMGPIGVAKHLVPYLPAHAVVDINKEKSIPAVSSAPWGSASILVISHAYIAMMGGDGLMNATKNAILNANYMKARLEQHYPVLYSGANGRCAHEMILDCRGFKNYGIEVVDIAKRLMDYGFHAPTVSFPVAGTLMVEPTESEPKHELDRFCDALIAIRKEVTAVENGQLDKTDNPLKNAPHTATIVTADEWNHGYSRQTAAFPLPYVAAFKFWPSVGRVNDSFGDRSLVCACPPIESYMEEETV, encoded by the coding sequence ATGAGCTTAAATATTCATTACAAAGAAGACTTTAAAGATCGTCACATTGCTCCTAATACAGAGGATACCAATGCCATGTTAGACACCCTTGGTTTGGGTTCTGTTGACGAGTTAATAGAACAAACGGTTCCTCAATCGATCCGGTTAAAACAGCCATTAAACCTGCCAAGGGCGAAATCTGAAAAGGATTACCTAAGCAGCTTAAAGAAAACTGCTTCCTTAAACAAAGTATTTAAATCTTATATCGGTCAGGGATATTATGACACCACTACCCCAGGAGTAATCTTGCGTAACGTGATGGAAAATCCAGGATGGTATACTCAATATACGCCTTACCAGGCAGAGATCGCACAAGGTCGCTTACAGGCCCTGTTAAATTTCCAGACTTTAGTAATCGACCTTACAGGTATGGAAATCGCAAATGCTTCTCTATTGGATGAAGGTACTGCTGCTGCTGAAGCGATGTTCATGCAATTCAGCTTGCGCAAAAACTCAAATGCGAAGAAATTCTTCGTTTCAGAATTGATCTTCCCACAAACAATTGATATTTTAAAAACCCGTGCCAATCCTTTTGGAATTGAATTAGTGATCGGCGATCACCAAACGGTTGAACTGAATGAAGAATTCTTCGGTGCAATCATTCAATACCCAGCTGGTAATGGTGAGGTTTTCGACTATACCGGTTTCGCTAATACTGCTCATGGTGTAAATGTAAAAGTGACCGTAATTGCGGATCTTTTAAGCTTAACCTTATTGACGCCTCCAGGTGAATGGGGTGCTGATGTCGTGGTAGGTACCACTCAGCGTTTTGGTGTACCGATGGGCTTTGGTGGTCCTCATGCTGCTTATTTCGCGACTAAAGATGAGTACAAACGCTCTATTCCAGGACGTATCATCGGGGTAACGATCGACAGCAATAACAACTACGCCTTACGTATGGCTTTGCAAACCAGGGAACAGCATATCCGTAGAGATAAAGCGACTTCCAACATCTGTACTGCACAAGCGTTATTAGCGATTATGGCTAGTTTCTACGCAGTTTATCACGGTCCGAAAGGATTAAAACTGATCGCAGAACGTACGCATGGATTGACAGTAACTTTAGCTGAATCGTTAGAGAAAGCGGGTTATACACAATTGAATAAATCTTACTTTGACACTATTCAGTTAGACTTAGGTCACCTTGTTGATTCTATCCATAGAGAATGTGTAGACAATGAGATCAACTTAAACTACAATGGCAGCGTAGTGACCATCTCTTTAGATGAGACTACAGACCTGGAAGATGTGAAGTTATTGGTGAAAATCTTTGCGAAAGTAAAAGGTATCGCTGCGGATAGCGTTGAAATGTCTGAAGAAAATCCTGCAACAGTGATTCCAACTGCTTTGCAACGTACTTCTGCTTACTTAACACACCCACTATTCAACTCGCACCATTCAGAGCATGAAATGCTGCGTTATATTAAATCATTAGAAGCAAAAGACCTTTCTCTTTGTCACTCGATGATCGCTTTAGGTTCATGTACTATGAAACTAAATGCAACTACTGAAATGATTCCGGTAACCTGGCCAGAATTCGGTAGAATCCACCCATTTGCTCCGGCAGATCAGGTTGCGGGTTACTATACTGTTTTCAATGAGCTAGACAAATGGTTGAGTGAAATCACTGGATTTGCAGCCATGAGCTTACAGCCAAACTCTGGTGCTCAAGGTGAATATGCAGGTTTAATGGTGATCAGAGCTTACCATCAGGATCGCGGTGACCATCACCGTAATGTGGCTTTAATTCCTTCTTCTGCACATGGAACCAATCCGGCTTCTGCAGCAATGGCTGGAATGAAAATCATCATCGTGAAATCTTTGGAAAACGGTAATATTGACGTTGCCGATTTAAAGATCAAAGCAGAAGAGAACAAAGAAAACCTTTCTTGCTTAATGGTGACTTACCCATCTACACATGGTGTATTTGAGGAAAGCATTATCGATATCTGTAACATCATCCATGAAAATGGCGGACAAGTTTACATGGATGGCGCAAACATGAATGCTCAGGTAGGATTAACCAGCCCAGGTAACATTGGTGCTGACGTTTGTCACCTTAATTTACATAAAACTTTCTGTATCCCTCACGGTGGTGGTGGTCCTGGTATGGGTCCAATCGGTGTAGCTAAACACCTGGTTCCTTACCTTCCAGCTCATGCAGTGGTGGATATCAACAAAGAAAAATCTATCCCTGCAGTATCTTCTGCGCCATGGGGTTCAGCTTCGATCTTAGTGATCTCTCATGCATATATCGCAATGATGGGTGGCGACGGATTAATGAATGCAACGAAAAATGCAATTCTTAACGCCAACTATATGAAAGCGCGTTTAGAGCAGCATTACCCAGTATTATACTCCGGTGCAAATGGACGTTGTGCACACGAAATGATCCTGGATTGCAGAGGCTTCAAAAACTACGGTATTGAGGTAGTTGACATTGCAAAACGTTTAATGGATTATGGTTTCCATGCCCCGACAGTATCTTTCCCAGTAGCGGGAACGCTAATGGTAGAACCTACTGAAAGTGAGCCGAAACATGAGTTAGACAGATTCTGCGATGCTTTAATTGCGATCAGAAAAGAAGTAACTGCAGTAGAAAATGGTCAATTAGACAAAACCGATAACCCATTGAAAAATGCACCTCATACCGCTACAATTGTAACGGCTGATGAATGGAATCATGGTTACAGCAGACAAACAGCTGCTTTCCCACTTCCTTATGTTGCAGCTTTCAAATTCTGGCCTTCAGTAGGTAGAGTAAATGATTCCTTTGGCGATAGGTCATTGGTTTGCGCTTGCCCGCCGATTGAAAGTTACATGGAAGAAGAAACTGTTTAA
- a CDS encoding pyridoxine 5'-phosphate synthase produces the protein MANLSVNINKIATLRNSRGGNNPDLVKVALDCERFGAEGITVHPRPDERHIRYQDVFDLKAVIATEFNIEGNCKEQKFVDLVLANKPAQVTLVPDTEGQITSNHGWDTIKHQDYLQEMVQLFQTAGIRVSIFVDPVEEMVKAAAASGTDRIELYTEDYARHYHQNREQAIKPYIAAAKTANELGLGINAGHDLDLQNLKYFAANIPGLLEVSIGHALISDALYLGLENTIQMYLRQLQN, from the coding sequence ATGGCAAATTTATCTGTAAACATCAATAAGATTGCGACTTTAAGAAATAGTCGCGGCGGAAATAATCCAGATTTAGTAAAGGTAGCGCTGGATTGTGAGCGCTTTGGAGCAGAGGGCATTACGGTTCACCCGCGTCCGGACGAAAGACATATCCGTTACCAGGATGTGTTCGACTTAAAAGCAGTTATCGCTACAGAATTTAACATTGAAGGAAATTGTAAAGAGCAGAAATTTGTTGACCTGGTCTTGGCCAATAAACCTGCTCAGGTTACACTAGTACCCGATACAGAAGGCCAAATCACTTCAAATCATGGATGGGATACCATTAAACACCAGGATTATCTGCAAGAAATGGTGCAGCTGTTTCAAACGGCCGGCATCCGCGTTTCTATTTTCGTAGATCCCGTAGAAGAAATGGTGAAAGCAGCCGCAGCAAGTGGTACAGATCGCATTGAATTGTACACGGAAGACTATGCCCGTCATTATCATCAAAACCGCGAACAAGCCATTAAACCTTATATCGCCGCTGCGAAAACTGCCAATGAATTGGGCTTAGGCATCAATGCTGGTCACGACCTCGATTTACAAAATCTAAAATATTTCGCAGCAAACATCCCGGGATTACTGGAAGTCAGCATCGGCCATGCCTTAATCAGCGACGCCCTCTACCTTGGCCTGGAAAATACCATTCAAATGTACCTCCGTCAATTGCAAAATTAA